DNA from Spirochaetota bacterium:
GGGAAGATTACCGGGGATATGCCGACACCGCCCTGACGGCCCAGGTATCTGCTCTCGGATTCAATGTGGCTGGGCTGGAGCTTTTTTACGGCACCCATCCCGGCGAGATAGCATTGAAGGATGATTTCAATGAAAAAATAGCCATGCTCTGCCGCTGTCTCACTGAAGAGCCCCCCAAGGCTCCCATTGTATCTGACCGGTGCCCCCGGTGCCATTCCGATCTCTTCAGGATTCGTGACGGCGCCTTTGAATGCGCCCTGTGCAAGACCCTGGCCCGTCCCGAAGGGAACATGCTGTCATTCTATTATTTCCATCCGGAATTCGGCGAGGAGGGCAAGCAGGAGCATCTGAAATGGCTCCTCGGGAAAAAAGAGGAATATGCCAGGCTGAAGGAGCAATTATCAGCGATACAGAAAAAATATCGCGAAGGCTCATGGCAGACGCCGTCGGGAACGTCATAACAGGACTATGAAAATACTGGTCTGCATAAAACAGGTCCGCGACACGGAGTCGCCTGTGGAAATTTCCGGCGATTCAGGGTGGATCAGCGAAGAGGGCCCCATTGCATTCCGCATGAACCGCTACGACGAATTCGCCCTTGAAGAAGCGGTTCTCATCAGGGAGGCCCTCGGCGATGTGACCGTTGACGCCATATCCGTCGGGCCGTCACGGTTCAGCTCCACCTTAAAGAAGGCCCTTGAAAAAGGCGCGGCCAGCGGCATCCACATCCTCTCCGATCATGAAGGCTACTGCCCGCCATCACTGATAGCCGCGTTGATAGCTGATTATGCCAGTGACAAGGGCTATGACCTCATTCTTACCGGGGTCATGGCTGAGGATGACATGCAGTGCCAGGTGGGGCCTCTCATTGCCGCTCACCTGGATCTCCCCTGCGCCGTGTCCGTGGTAAGGGAAACCATCAACCCGGCGGAGAAGACCATCACTGTTGAATGTGAACTGGAAGGCGGCATCAATGAAACCATCCGGCTGCCCATGCCATGCCTCCTCGCCATCCAGTCCGGGATCAACCGACCCCGGTACCCGTCCCTTTCCAATGTCCTCAGGGCTAAGGAGCAGAAGCTGGTCACGGTGAACGCCAATCAGGCGGATACGCCAGGGACCCCGGAACAGCTCAGGGCCATTTCCTATCCTGAAAAGGGAAGCGCCGGCGTGATCATCGGCGGTACGGCCGAGCAAAAAGCGGAACAGCTCCTGGCCGTACTCCATGAGAAGTCGCTGCTTTAGGTGATGATATGGACAGGATACTGGTCATCATCGATACCATAGAGAAAGCCCCTCCTCCTTCCTGGTTCGAGCTCATAACCTTCGCCGAAAGGTTCTCAGAGACTTTTCCGCTGAACATCCAGGTCGTGGTGGCCGGCGCGAACGTCCGGAATACCGTTGAAAAGGCTGCTCGG
Protein-coding regions in this window:
- a CDS encoding flavodoxin family protein; the protein is MASKKLLGLIASYRRLGNAEIAVKAVAEKMQGWDLSMIRLPQLSILPCKGCYACLLPGVKCNLRDDMEWLLERMAEADAIIVAAPNYVLGPVGIMKMIADRALQSAPYQDRFRVIKTAVALTLGREDYRGYADTALTAQVSALGFNVAGLELFYGTHPGEIALKDDFNEKIAMLCRCLTEEPPKAPIVSDRCPRCHSDLFRIRDGAFECALCKTLARPEGNMLSFYYFHPEFGEEGKQEHLKWLLGKKEEYARLKEQLSAIQKKYREGSWQTPSGTS
- a CDS encoding electron transfer flavoprotein subunit beta/FixA family protein produces the protein MKILVCIKQVRDTESPVEISGDSGWISEEGPIAFRMNRYDEFALEEAVLIREALGDVTVDAISVGPSRFSSTLKKALEKGAASGIHILSDHEGYCPPSLIAALIADYASDKGYDLILTGVMAEDDMQCQVGPLIAAHLDLPCAVSVVRETINPAEKTITVECELEGGINETIRLPMPCLLAIQSGINRPRYPSLSNVLRAKEQKLVTVNANQADTPGTPEQLRAISYPEKGSAGVIIGGTAEQKAEQLLAVLHEKSLL